One window of the Pyrus communis chromosome 17, drPyrComm1.1, whole genome shotgun sequence genome contains the following:
- the LOC137721657 gene encoding large ribosomal subunit protein uL14x/uL14z/uL14y: MSKRGRGGSAGNKFRMSLGLPVAATVNCADNTGAKNLYIISVKGIKGRLNRLPSACVGDMVMATVKKGKPDLRKKVLPAVIVRQRKPWRRKDGVFMYFEDNAGVIVNPKGEMKGSAITGPIGKECADLWPRIASAANAIV, from the exons ATGTCGAAAcgag GGCGTGGAGGGTCCGCCGGAAACAAGTTCCGGATGTCGCTGGGTCTGCCGGTGGCCGCCACCGTGAACTGCGCCGACAACACCGGTGCCAAGAACCTTTACATCATCTCCGTGAAGGGAATCAAGGGTCGCCTCAATCGCCTTCCTTCTGCTTGTGTTGGTGACATGGTGATGGCTACTGTCAAGAAGGGCAAGCCTGACCTCCGAAAGAAGGTCTTGCCGGCCGTCATTGTCCGCCAGCGCAAGCCGTGGCGCCGAAAGGACGGGGTTTTCATGTACTTTGAAG ATAATGCTGGTGTCATTGTCAATCCGAAGGGAGAAATGAAAG GGTCTGCAATCACCGGACCTATCGGAAAGGAATGCGCCGATCTGTGGCCAAGAATTGCAAGTGCTGCCAATGCCATCGTTTAA